One part of the Arthrobacter tumbae genome encodes these proteins:
- a CDS encoding LLM class flavin-dependent oxidoreductase, whose translation MSSSNSPRVPLSVLDLATVGSGRSSSDALADSTRLAQAADRLGLTRFWVAEHHNMPSVASTSPSVLIAHLAAMTSQIRLGSGGVMLPNHAPFVVAEQFALLEALHPDRIDLGIGRAPGTDQMTAMALRRQTDGLGVEEFPQHVLEVLALLGDNRTPDRVMRLAATPAPSSFPDVWLLGSSGYSAQLAGMLGLRYSYAHHFGNEDPAAIMRLYRSNFQPSPALAEPYAMLATSALTAATEEEAEYLAGPARVMALSLRSGRPAPIVPPQEAAERTFTDQEQLMLDHLPAIKAVGTVQQVTARLKELVERTGVQELMITGTTYDVGSRIDSLTSIAEVWGQVPAHAPAVG comes from the coding sequence GTGAGCAGCTCCAACAGTCCCCGTGTGCCCCTGTCCGTCCTCGACCTCGCCACGGTCGGCTCCGGTCGATCCAGTTCCGATGCCCTCGCAGACAGCACGAGGCTTGCGCAGGCCGCGGACCGGCTGGGACTGACCCGTTTCTGGGTCGCTGAGCACCACAACATGCCCTCCGTCGCCTCCACCAGCCCCTCGGTGCTGATTGCGCACCTCGCCGCGATGACGTCGCAGATCCGGCTGGGCTCAGGCGGTGTGATGCTACCGAACCATGCGCCCTTCGTCGTCGCAGAGCAGTTCGCGCTGCTCGAGGCACTGCACCCGGACCGGATCGACCTCGGCATCGGCCGTGCGCCCGGTACGGACCAGATGACCGCAATGGCCCTGCGCCGGCAGACCGACGGGCTCGGCGTCGAAGAGTTCCCGCAGCACGTCCTGGAAGTCCTTGCGCTCCTGGGCGACAACCGGACCCCGGACCGCGTGATGCGGCTGGCAGCCACGCCGGCGCCGTCGTCATTCCCTGATGTGTGGCTGCTCGGCTCAAGCGGCTACTCCGCCCAGCTGGCCGGGATGCTGGGCCTGCGGTACAGCTACGCCCACCACTTCGGCAACGAGGATCCGGCGGCGATCATGCGCCTCTACCGCTCCAACTTCCAACCGTCACCTGCCCTCGCAGAGCCGTATGCGATGCTGGCCACTTCGGCGCTGACGGCGGCCACCGAGGAGGAAGCCGAATACCTTGCCGGCCCGGCGCGGGTGATGGCCCTTTCGCTGCGGTCCGGCCGGCCGGCCCCGATCGTGCCGCCCCAGGAGGCCGCCGAGCGCACCTTCACCGACCAGGAGCAGCTGATGCTCGATCACCTGCCCGCGATCAAGGCGGTGGGGACTGTCCAGCAGGTGACCGCGCGCCTGAAGGAGCTGGTGGAGCGCACCGGAGTGCAGGAACTCATGATCACGGGCACAACCTACGACGTCGGCTCCCGCATCGATTCCCTCACTTCCATCGCGGAGGTGTGGGGGCAGGTGCCGGCTCATGCTCCTGCCGTCGGCTAG
- a CDS encoding BMP family lipoprotein yields the protein MSVAALGAAALLLAGCGAPPAETDGGGSDPAAEATDYTGCIVSDSGGFDDQSFNQSSYEGIQAAEESLGIEVQQAESQAETDFTPNVNSMVTSGCDLIVTVGFLLSATTAEAAEANPETNFAIVDDNQIDLPNVKPIIYDTAQAAFMAGYLAAGTSETGRVATYGGIQIPTVTIFMDGFADGVAYYNEQKDADVQLLGWDKEAQTGTFIGDFSNQAAGKTNTENFINEGADIIMPVAGPVGLGTIEAVEEANTDGGSNKVIWVDSDGFQTVESGTEYILSSVMKLMGEAVEQVITEDVEGNFSNEPYVGTLENGGVALAPFHDQEEAVSDEMQAELEEIKAGIISGEITVESEASPQ from the coding sequence ATGTCCGTTGCAGCACTGGGGGCTGCGGCCCTTCTCCTGGCCGGCTGCGGCGCGCCGCCGGCCGAGACCGACGGCGGCGGATCCGATCCCGCTGCCGAGGCAACCGACTACACCGGCTGCATCGTTTCCGACTCGGGCGGATTCGACGATCAGTCGTTCAACCAGTCCAGCTACGAGGGCATCCAGGCAGCCGAGGAATCGCTCGGCATCGAGGTTCAGCAGGCAGAGTCGCAGGCTGAGACCGACTTCACGCCCAACGTGAACTCCATGGTCACCTCGGGTTGCGACCTGATCGTCACCGTCGGCTTCCTGCTTTCAGCCACCACCGCGGAGGCAGCAGAAGCCAACCCGGAGACCAACTTCGCGATCGTTGACGACAACCAGATCGACCTGCCGAACGTCAAGCCGATCATCTACGACACGGCGCAGGCAGCGTTCATGGCCGGCTACCTCGCCGCTGGAACGTCCGAGACCGGACGGGTCGCCACTTACGGCGGCATCCAGATCCCCACCGTGACCATCTTCATGGACGGTTTTGCTGACGGTGTTGCCTACTACAACGAGCAGAAGGACGCCGACGTCCAGCTCCTCGGCTGGGACAAGGAAGCACAGACCGGTACGTTCATCGGTGACTTCTCCAACCAGGCTGCAGGCAAGACCAACACCGAGAACTTCATCAACGAGGGCGCCGACATCATCATGCCGGTGGCCGGACCGGTGGGCCTCGGCACCATCGAGGCTGTTGAGGAAGCCAACACGGACGGCGGCAGCAACAAGGTGATCTGGGTTGACTCGGACGGCTTCCAGACTGTTGAAAGCGGTACCGAGTACATCCTCAGCTCCGTCATGAAACTCATGGGCGAAGCAGTGGAGCAGGTCATCACCGAAGACGTCGAAGGTAACTTCAGCAACGAGCCGTACGTCGGAACCCTGGAGAACGGCGGCGTCGCACTTGCCCCGTTCCACGATCAGGAGGAAGCAGTCTCTGACGAGATGCAGGCCGAGCTTGAGGAAATCAAGGCGGGCATCATCTCCGGCGAGATCACCGTCGAGTCTGAGGCAAGCCCCCAGTAA
- a CDS encoding ABC transporter ATP-binding protein: MKLELQGITKRFGSLVANDNIDLVVNPGQVHCLLGENGAGKSTLMNVLYGLYEPSDGRILVDGKPVTFRGPGDAMAAGIGMVHQHFMLIPVFTVAENVALGDEHTKVGGILDLDKTRARIREISDRYGFDVDPDALVEDLPVGVQQRVEIIKALVRKAEVLILDEPTAVLTPQETDELIQIIEELKAGGTAIVFISHKLREVKAVSDVITVIRRGAVVGTVEPTASTGELASMMVGRQVSLSLNKAPATPGETTFTVRNLTVPGPGGQNLVDNISFEISKGEILAIAGVQGNGQTELTEAILGLHPHASGSVQLNGRELLGMKVKDIIREGVGFVPEDRKVDGLVGSFSIAENMILNWYNEPPFAKGLAMKPAVVLKNAREKVAEFDVRTQSAEAPVSTLSGGNQQKVVLARELSRPLNLFIASQPTRGVDVGSIEFLHKRIVTERDGGTPVMIVSTELDEISELADRIAVLHGGEIMGVVPGDTSRDVLGLMMAGMTAEEALGQGQHRETGEGNR, from the coding sequence GTGAAGCTCGAACTACAGGGAATCACCAAACGGTTTGGCTCCCTTGTTGCCAATGACAATATCGATCTGGTGGTGAACCCCGGCCAGGTGCACTGCCTCCTCGGTGAGAACGGTGCCGGCAAGTCGACCCTCATGAACGTCCTCTACGGACTGTATGAGCCGAGCGACGGACGCATCCTGGTTGACGGAAAGCCGGTCACCTTCCGCGGTCCCGGTGACGCCATGGCCGCCGGAATCGGCATGGTGCACCAGCACTTCATGCTCATCCCGGTCTTCACCGTCGCGGAAAATGTGGCCCTGGGCGACGAGCACACCAAGGTCGGGGGCATCCTCGATCTCGACAAGACCCGTGCCCGCATCCGTGAGATCTCCGACCGCTACGGTTTCGACGTTGATCCCGATGCCCTCGTTGAAGATCTTCCCGTCGGCGTGCAGCAGCGGGTGGAGATCATCAAGGCACTGGTCCGCAAGGCGGAGGTGCTGATCCTGGACGAGCCCACCGCCGTGCTCACCCCCCAGGAAACCGACGAGCTGATCCAGATCATCGAGGAGCTGAAGGCAGGCGGCACCGCCATCGTGTTCATCTCGCACAAGCTGCGCGAAGTGAAGGCCGTGTCCGATGTCATTACGGTGATCCGGAGGGGCGCCGTCGTCGGAACGGTTGAACCCACCGCCAGCACCGGAGAACTCGCCTCCATGATGGTGGGCAGGCAGGTCAGCCTCAGCCTCAACAAGGCGCCGGCCACGCCCGGCGAAACCACCTTCACGGTACGCAACCTCACGGTCCCCGGGCCCGGTGGGCAGAATCTGGTGGACAACATCAGCTTCGAGATCTCGAAGGGGGAGATCCTGGCAATCGCTGGCGTGCAGGGCAACGGCCAGACCGAGCTCACGGAAGCCATCCTCGGACTGCACCCCCACGCCTCCGGATCCGTCCAGCTCAACGGCAGGGAACTGCTCGGGATGAAGGTCAAGGACATCATCCGCGAAGGCGTGGGTTTTGTTCCCGAAGACCGCAAGGTGGACGGTCTGGTGGGCAGTTTCTCGATCGCCGAGAACATGATCCTGAACTGGTACAACGAGCCCCCCTTCGCCAAGGGACTGGCCATGAAACCTGCAGTGGTGCTCAAGAACGCCCGTGAGAAGGTCGCCGAGTTCGACGTGCGGACCCAGAGTGCCGAAGCACCCGTGAGCACGCTGTCCGGCGGCAACCAGCAGAAGGTGGTCCTGGCCCGTGAACTCTCGCGGCCGTTGAACCTCTTCATTGCCTCGCAGCCCACGCGCGGTGTGGATGTCGGCTCGATCGAATTCCTGCACAAACGCATCGTGACCGAGCGCGACGGCGGCACACCGGTGATGATCGTATCCACCGAACTTGATGAAATCAGTGAACTTGCAGACCGCATTGCGGTCTTGCATGGAGGAGAAATTATGGGCGTGGTGCCCGGCGACACGTCACGCGACGTGCTCGGACTCATGATGGCCGGGATGACGGCCGAGGAAGCCCTGGGACAGGGCCAGCACCGGGAGACCGGGGAGGGAAACCGATGA
- a CDS encoding ABC transporter permease encodes MSAANRGTGTGAEDTAAPSPAPGTGDTTPAPEDSEDRGRGILKSIVTGSSLVAILAVVLSIILGGILIALTDEDVAAAASYFFTRPTDTLAAAWEAASSAYVALFQGAVFNPRADSLALMFRPLTETFTVATPLILAGLGVAVAFRAGLFNIGAQGQIILGAMFAGWIGFTWQLPFGLHLIFVVLAGFVGGALWGFIPGILKARTGAHEVIVTIMLNYIAIYLVGYLLTTPSFQNPGSANPISPRLDETALFPQILGPQFRLHLGFIVAIAATYGVWWLLNRSTVGFELRAVGANPFAARTAGISVTKGYVVVMMLAGGLAGLAGVAQVAGTEQVLTSGIAASFGFDAITVALLGRSHPWGVFFAGVLFGAFRAGGVQMQTLTGTPIDIVLVVQSLIVLFIAAPPLVKAIFRIDRKKKSPRKQKGNQNQMTSGGAA; translated from the coding sequence ATGAGCGCCGCCAACAGGGGCACTGGCACCGGGGCCGAGGACACTGCCGCGCCGTCGCCGGCTCCGGGGACAGGTGATACAACGCCGGCACCCGAGGACTCCGAGGACCGCGGCCGCGGCATCCTGAAGAGCATTGTCACCGGCTCCTCCCTCGTGGCGATTCTCGCCGTCGTGCTTTCGATCATCCTCGGCGGGATCCTCATCGCGCTGACCGATGAAGACGTCGCCGCAGCCGCGTCGTATTTCTTCACCCGTCCGACCGACACCCTCGCCGCGGCCTGGGAGGCGGCAAGCAGCGCCTACGTCGCGCTCTTCCAGGGTGCAGTGTTCAACCCGCGCGCCGACTCCCTCGCCCTGATGTTCCGCCCGCTGACCGAGACCTTCACCGTAGCCACGCCGCTCATCCTCGCGGGCCTGGGCGTAGCGGTCGCCTTCCGCGCCGGACTGTTCAACATCGGCGCACAGGGGCAGATCATTCTTGGCGCCATGTTTGCCGGCTGGATCGGTTTCACCTGGCAGCTGCCCTTCGGCCTGCACCTGATCTTTGTGGTGCTGGCAGGCTTTGTGGGCGGCGCGCTGTGGGGGTTCATCCCCGGCATCCTCAAGGCACGCACCGGCGCGCACGAGGTCATCGTCACGATCATGCTGAACTACATCGCCATCTACCTGGTCGGGTACCTGCTCACCACCCCGTCGTTCCAGAATCCGGGATCGGCCAACCCGATCAGTCCGCGGTTGGATGAGACTGCGCTGTTCCCGCAGATCCTCGGTCCGCAGTTCCGCCTGCACCTCGGCTTCATCGTCGCGATTGCTGCGACCTACGGCGTGTGGTGGCTGTTGAACCGGTCGACGGTCGGCTTCGAGCTCCGCGCTGTCGGCGCTAATCCATTCGCCGCACGCACCGCGGGCATCAGCGTGACCAAGGGTTACGTCGTCGTCATGATGCTTGCCGGCGGTCTCGCCGGCCTGGCGGGCGTTGCCCAGGTGGCAGGAACCGAGCAGGTGCTGACCAGCGGTATCGCCGCGAGCTTCGGGTTCGACGCGATCACCGTTGCGCTGCTGGGCAGATCCCATCCGTGGGGCGTGTTCTTCGCGGGCGTGCTGTTCGGGGCGTTCCGTGCGGGAGGCGTGCAGATGCAGACCCTCACCGGCACCCCTATCGACATCGTCCTCGTGGTCCAGTCGCTCATAGTCCTCTTCATCGCCGCGCCGCCCCTGGTCAAGGCGATCTTCCGGATCGACCGGAAGAAGAAGTCCCCAAGGAAACAGAAGGGTAACCAGAATCAGATGACGTCCGGAGGTGCAGCATGA